The following are from one region of the Jeongeupia sp. USM3 genome:
- a CDS encoding sulfate/molybdate ABC transporter ATP-binding protein, with protein sequence MSIAINGISKRFGDFVALDNLQLDIASGELLALLGPSGCGKTTLLRIIAGLETPDQGQILFHGEDATDTHVRERQVGFVFQHYALFRHMTVFENVAFGLRVRPKKTRPSESEIKRKVHELLSLVQLDWLADRYPAQLSGGQRQRIALARALAVEPKVLLLDEPFGALDTKVRKELRRWLRRLHDEMHITSVFVTHDQEEALEVADRVVVMNKGRIEQIGTPEQVYDAPATPFVYQFLGDVNLFHSRVHDGWAEVGAARFAAEAGDSDKAVVYVRPHEIELSRVATDKAIAGVISHSRLLGATVRLEVDVKDAEVVEVELTRERYQEGGWQVGEAVWLNPREARVYPAG encoded by the coding sequence TGATTTCGTCGCGCTCGACAACCTGCAGCTCGACATCGCCTCGGGCGAACTGCTGGCGCTGCTCGGCCCGTCGGGCTGCGGCAAGACCACGCTGCTGCGCATCATCGCCGGTCTGGAAACGCCGGATCAGGGTCAGATCCTGTTCCACGGCGAGGACGCGACCGATACCCACGTGCGCGAGCGCCAGGTCGGTTTCGTGTTCCAGCACTACGCGCTGTTCCGCCACATGACGGTGTTCGAGAACGTCGCCTTCGGCCTGCGCGTGCGGCCGAAAAAGACCCGGCCGAGCGAGTCCGAGATCAAGCGCAAGGTGCATGAGCTGCTGAGCCTGGTGCAGCTCGACTGGCTGGCCGACCGCTATCCGGCGCAGCTGTCGGGCGGCCAGCGGCAGCGGATCGCGCTGGCGCGGGCACTGGCGGTCGAACCCAAGGTGCTGCTGCTCGACGAGCCGTTCGGCGCGCTCGACACCAAGGTGCGCAAGGAGCTGCGCCGCTGGCTGCGCCGGCTGCACGACGAGATGCACATCACCAGCGTCTTCGTCACCCACGACCAGGAAGAAGCGCTCGAAGTCGCCGACCGCGTCGTCGTGATGAACAAGGGCAGGATCGAGCAGATCGGCACGCCGGAGCAGGTGTACGATGCGCCGGCGACGCCCTTCGTCTACCAGTTCCTCGGCGACGTGAACCTGTTCCACTCGCGGGTGCACGACGGCTGGGCCGAAGTCGGCGCGGCACGCTTTGCCGCCGAAGCCGGCGACAGCGACAAGGCGGTCGTTTACGTGCGCCCGCACGAGATCGAGCTGTCGCGCGTCGCCACCGACAAGGCGATTGCCGGCGTCATCAGCCACTCGCGCCTTCTGGGCGCCACGGTGCGGCTCGAGGTCGATGTCAAGGATGCCGAGGTGGTCGAGGTCGAGCTGACGCGCGAGCGTTATCAGGAAGGCGGCTGGCAGGTCGGCGAGGCGGTGTGGCTCAATCCGCGCGAGGCGCGCGTCTACCCGGCCGGTTGA